From a single Streptomyces sp. NBC_00377 genomic region:
- a CDS encoding peptidoglycan-binding domain-containing protein, whose protein sequence is MPTPDEPGQPHERPVLEPIRVLRPRNTDALAELFREMTELTRDPDVTDGYESIPLPPGPAAGEAETEELAPLGFPAADTTAETAPRGGRDWTSESGGPRPVPGSGRRIGSGSGSVRGTGPVRGRSGAAPAAGGGRMRERSDSGAGLRRGAITVGVCAAALVGFACALLLPGRGVEAAARTPPPTTAPAPSAPASASADPDGAGTLREGDSGSEVADLQRRLLRIPDVYAHGPTDGRYGTVLTEAVARFQLWYGIRGDESGVYGDDTRRDLESRTATGG, encoded by the coding sequence GTGCCGACACCGGACGAACCCGGGCAGCCGCACGAACGCCCGGTGCTGGAACCCATCCGGGTTCTGCGACCGCGCAACACCGATGCCCTGGCGGAGCTGTTCCGCGAGATGACCGAACTGACCCGGGACCCGGACGTCACCGACGGTTACGAGTCGATCCCCCTGCCGCCGGGGCCGGCCGCCGGCGAGGCGGAGACCGAGGAGCTCGCGCCGCTCGGCTTCCCCGCGGCGGACACGACGGCCGAGACGGCGCCGCGCGGCGGCCGGGACTGGACGAGTGAGAGCGGCGGCCCCCGGCCCGTGCCCGGCAGCGGCAGGCGCATCGGCAGCGGCAGCGGCAGCGTCAGAGGTACGGGGCCGGTACGGGGCCGGTCGGGGGCCGCTCCGGCGGCGGGCGGCGGGCGGATGCGCGAGCGTTCCGACTCCGGTGCGGGCCTGCGGCGCGGTGCCATCACGGTCGGCGTGTGCGCGGCGGCCCTCGTCGGTTTCGCCTGCGCGCTCCTGCTGCCGGGCCGCGGTGTCGAGGCCGCCGCACGGACACCCCCGCCGACGACCGCCCCCGCCCCGAGCGCCCCGGCGTCCGCGTCCGCCGACCCCGACGGCGCGGGCACCCTGCGCGAAGGGGACAGCGGCTCCGAGGTGGCCGATCTCCAGCGGCGCCTGCTGCGCATCCCCGACGTGTACGCCCACGGGCCCACCGATGGCCGTTACGGCACCGTTCTCACCGAGGCCGTGGCGCGGTTCCAGCTCTGGTACGGCATCCGCGGCGACGAGTCCGGCGTCTACGGCGACGACACACGCCGCGATCTGGAGTCCCGTACCGCCACGGGCGGCTGA
- a CDS encoding bifunctional methylenetetrahydrofolate dehydrogenase/methenyltetrahydrofolate cyclohydrolase: protein MTTATLLDGKAAAADIKNELALRVQALKERGIAPGLGTILVGDDAGSRSYVGGKHRDCAQVGIASMRVELPADASQADVEAAVLRLNADPACTGFIVQLPLPAHIDTHAVLELIDPVKDADGLHPTNLGRLVLGIPGPLPCTPRGIIDLLRRNHVAITGQQFCVIGCGVTVGRPLGMMLTRSTEHATVTLCHEATQDTAAHAREADVVVAAAGVAHLVRPDWIKPGATVLSVGLTRTVEGILGDVHPDVSDVAGSFAPPIGGVGPMTRAMLLTNVVEAAERM from the coding sequence GTGACCACCGCAACACTGCTCGACGGCAAGGCCGCCGCGGCCGACATCAAGAACGAACTCGCCCTGCGCGTCCAGGCGTTGAAGGAACGCGGCATCGCCCCCGGGCTGGGCACCATCCTCGTCGGCGACGACGCGGGCAGCCGTTCCTACGTGGGCGGCAAGCACCGCGACTGCGCACAGGTCGGGATCGCCTCGATGCGGGTGGAGCTGCCCGCCGACGCCTCCCAGGCCGACGTGGAGGCGGCCGTGCTGCGGCTGAACGCCGATCCGGCCTGCACCGGCTTCATCGTGCAGCTCCCGCTGCCCGCCCACATCGACACCCATGCCGTGCTGGAGCTGATCGACCCGGTCAAGGACGCCGACGGGCTGCACCCGACCAACCTGGGCCGCCTGGTACTGGGCATCCCCGGCCCGCTGCCCTGCACCCCGCGCGGCATCATCGACCTGCTGCGGCGCAACCACGTGGCGATCACCGGCCAGCAGTTCTGCGTCATCGGCTGCGGTGTCACCGTGGGCAGGCCGCTCGGCATGATGCTGACCCGCAGCACCGAGCACGCCACGGTGACCCTGTGCCACGAGGCCACCCAGGACACCGCCGCGCACGCGCGCGAGGCCGACGTGGTGGTGGCCGCGGCCGGAGTGGCACACCTGGTCAGGCCCGACTGGATCAAGCCGGGCGCCACGGTCCTGTCCGTGGGCCTGACGCGCACGGTCGAGGGCATCCTCGGCGACGTCCACCCCGATGTGAGCGACGTCGCCGGATCCTTCGCGCCGCCCATCGGCGGGGTCGGGCCGATGACCCGGGCCATGCTGCTGACCAACGTGGTCGAGGCGGCCGAGCGCATGTGA
- a CDS encoding TetR family transcriptional regulator: MRDALVAAAFRLFLERGYEQTTVDDIVALAGVGRRSFFRYFPSKEDVVFPDHERCLADMTAFLAASGEEHEPVGRVCDAARLVLLMYAENPSFSVQRYRLTKQVPGLRAYELSVVWRYERALADYLRGRFAGRPDGSLRADVIAAAVVAAHNNALRSWLRSDGQGDASATVDHALGYVQSAFGAAGSAPAPAVHPAFPAFPAFPAPPADERAEDVVVVVSRRGAPLWRVVQEIETALGRDGTS; this comes from the coding sequence ATGCGGGACGCCCTGGTCGCGGCGGCCTTCCGGCTGTTCCTCGAGCGGGGCTACGAACAGACCACCGTCGACGACATCGTGGCTCTCGCGGGCGTGGGCCGGCGGTCCTTCTTCCGCTACTTCCCCTCCAAGGAGGACGTGGTCTTCCCCGACCACGAGCGGTGCCTGGCCGACATGACGGCATTCCTGGCCGCGAGCGGCGAGGAACACGAGCCGGTGGGACGCGTGTGCGACGCCGCCCGGCTCGTCCTGCTGATGTATGCGGAGAACCCGTCCTTCTCCGTCCAGCGCTACCGGCTCACCAAGCAGGTTCCCGGGCTGCGCGCCTACGAGCTGTCCGTCGTCTGGCGCTACGAGCGTGCCCTCGCCGACTACCTCCGGGGCCGTTTCGCCGGCCGGCCCGACGGCAGTCTGCGCGCCGACGTGATCGCCGCGGCGGTGGTCGCCGCCCACAACAACGCCCTGCGCTCCTGGCTGCGTTCGGACGGGCAGGGCGACGCGAGCGCGACCGTGGACCACGCGCTGGGGTACGTGCAGTCGGCCTTCGGCGCGGCCGGGTCCGCGCCGGCACCCGCGGTCCACCCCGCGTTCCCGGCCTTCCCGGCGTTTCCTGCGCCTCCCGCCGACGAGCGGGCGGAGGACGTCGTCGTGGTGGTCTCGCGGCGCGGAGCGCCGCTGTGGCGGGTGGTGCAGGAGATCGAGACGGCCCTCGGGCGGGACGGAACCTCCTGA
- a CDS encoding Zn-ribbon domain-containing OB-fold protein translates to MYHFSGNAVQQAAGSATGVLDRAKTDGDTILFQRCTWCGTAMYHRLLCPVCQGSDLRTERSEGTGTVRHATVVNRNTPGARNVSLVEMAEGFVVRGRVMGPLVGIHSGDRVRLSTVKDPVRGEPVFQLLDEPYRAWH, encoded by the coding sequence GTGTACCACTTCTCAGGAAACGCCGTTCAGCAGGCCGCCGGCTCCGCGACGGGCGTCCTCGACCGCGCGAAGACCGACGGCGACACGATCCTCTTCCAGCGCTGCACCTGGTGCGGCACCGCGATGTACCACCGGCTCCTGTGCCCGGTGTGTCAGGGCAGCGACCTGCGCACGGAACGCAGCGAGGGCACCGGCACGGTCCGCCACGCGACCGTGGTGAACCGCAACACCCCCGGCGCGCGCAATGTGTCCCTGGTCGAGATGGCCGAGGGATTCGTCGTCCGCGGCCGGGTCATGGGCCCGCTCGTCGGCATCCACAGCGGCGACCGCGTCCGGCTGTCCACGGTCAAGGACCCGGTACGCGGCGAGCCGGTCTTCCAGCTCCTCGACGAACCGTACCGGGCCTGGCACTAG
- a CDS encoding PPOX class F420-dependent oxidoreductase, whose product MDEKAIDRLAAGKYLLLTSYRKNGTGVPTPVWVVRDGDTLGVWSAADAWKVKRIRARGDVLVGPCDVRGKPTGEQVPAVAEICDPQTTARYRTLLARKYGVLGRLALLGSRLRRGADGTVGIRVML is encoded by the coding sequence ATGGACGAGAAGGCGATCGATCGGCTGGCGGCGGGCAAGTACCTGCTGCTCACCAGCTATCGCAAGAACGGGACAGGGGTCCCCACGCCTGTGTGGGTGGTGCGCGACGGGGACACGCTCGGGGTCTGGTCGGCCGCCGACGCCTGGAAGGTGAAGCGGATCAGGGCCCGTGGCGACGTGCTCGTGGGTCCCTGCGACGTGCGCGGCAAGCCGACGGGCGAGCAGGTCCCGGCCGTCGCCGAGATCTGCGACCCGCAGACCACGGCCCGCTACCGCACTCTCCTCGCCCGCAAGTACGGCGTCCTGGGCCGTCTCGCACTGCTCGGCAGCAGACTGCGCCGGGGCGCGGACGGGACCGTGGGGATCCGCGTCATGCTGTGA
- a CDS encoding MalY/PatB family protein, producing MTSIPHETPGEANPLQALTLDRLRRRTSMKWRTYPADVLPLWVAEMDVSLAEPVVRAVTQALALGDTGYPAGTAYAEALALFASKRWGWDGLAVERTAIVPDVMLGVVEMLKLVTGPGDAVIVNPPVYPPFFLFVEHMDRRITEAPLGADGRLDLAVLEEAYRRAADGGGRPAHLLCSPHNPTGTVHTAEELAAVAALAGRYGVRVVADEIHAPLTGPGAAFVPYLSVPGAENGLSLMSASKGWNLAGLKAALAVAGPGAAADLALLPEEVSHGPSHVGVLAHTAALREGTGWLDALLAGLDDNRRLLCGLLAEHLPGVGHRPGEATYLAWLDCRALGLGDDPAAVFLERGRVALSPGLDFGTGGAGHVRLNLATSAEILTEGVRRMAAALH from the coding sequence ATGACCAGCATCCCGCACGAGACGCCCGGTGAAGCAAACCCTTTACAGGCCCTCACGCTCGACCGGTTGCGCCGCCGCACGAGCATGAAGTGGCGGACCTACCCGGCCGACGTCCTTCCGCTGTGGGTCGCGGAGATGGACGTGTCCCTCGCCGAGCCGGTCGTCCGCGCGGTGACGCAGGCCCTCGCCCTCGGCGACACCGGCTATCCGGCGGGCACGGCCTACGCCGAGGCGCTGGCCCTGTTCGCCTCGAAGCGGTGGGGGTGGGACGGGCTCGCGGTCGAGCGGACGGCGATCGTTCCGGATGTGATGCTGGGCGTCGTCGAGATGCTGAAACTGGTGACGGGGCCCGGCGACGCGGTGATCGTCAACCCGCCCGTGTACCCGCCGTTCTTCCTCTTCGTCGAGCACATGGACCGGCGGATCACCGAGGCGCCCCTCGGCGCGGACGGCCGGCTCGACCTCGCGGTCCTGGAGGAGGCGTACCGGCGCGCCGCCGACGGCGGCGGTCGCCCCGCCCATCTGCTGTGCAGTCCGCACAACCCCACCGGCACCGTGCACACGGCGGAGGAGCTGGCCGCCGTCGCCGCGCTGGCCGGACGGTACGGGGTCCGGGTGGTCGCCGACGAGATCCACGCGCCGCTCACCGGTCCCGGGGCCGCCTTCGTGCCCTACCTCAGTGTCCCCGGCGCGGAGAACGGGCTGTCGCTGATGTCGGCCTCCAAGGGCTGGAACCTGGCCGGGCTCAAGGCGGCCCTGGCCGTCGCGGGTCCCGGGGCGGCGGCCGACCTGGCCCTGCTGCCCGAGGAGGTGTCCCACGGGCCCAGCCATGTCGGCGTGCTCGCGCACACCGCCGCCCTGCGCGAGGGCACCGGGTGGCTGGACGCCCTGCTGGCCGGCCTCGACGACAACCGGCGCCTGCTCTGCGGGCTCCTGGCGGAGCACCTGCCCGGGGTCGGACACCGGCCGGGAGAGGCCACCTACCTCGCCTGGCTCGACTGCCGGGCGCTGGGCCTGGGGGACGATCCGGCCGCGGTCTTCCTGGAGCGGGGGCGGGTCGCGCTCTCCCCGGGGCTCGACTTCGGCACGGGCGGGGCAGGCCACGTCCGGCTGAATCTGGCCACCTCGGCGGAGATCCTCACCGAAGGCGTGCGACGCATGGCGGCCGCGCTGCACTGA
- a CDS encoding S1 family peptidase, translated as MRHVRRRTVRRVTRLAAVGGLLLGGVMVTQAAMASEPPGTTPRGAAESVVTNPGAVLVKKLGTSRTAGTWLNAAGRPVVAVTDEETADTVRQAGAEAKVVPHSMNELKSAAATLRSAPRVPGTAWVMDYRSNQVVVQADSTVSAADWSQLTQTATGIGSFVHMERTTGKFTTRINGAQPILSTGGRCSAGFNVTNGSNDFILTAGHCGPTGSTWFADNQAKQQVGQTVNSNFPGSDFSLVQYASGKAGVGADVVAIGNGNGVRITGTGDAAVGQKVFRSGSTSGLRDGEVTGLDATVNYPEGTVGGLIETSVCAEPGDSGGPMFSDGIALGITSGGSGDCTTGGTTFFQPVTKALAQLGVQLIVAAPSGNSGANTSSADPAPSASSTQAGLSPGAASPGTTTPVTGNGVSETLASKLTDPRNIGPGLLVIAGSMVALVATRYFRAEQDRKAYQRYYSATWG; from the coding sequence ATGAGGCATGTACGACGACGGACCGTCCGGCGAGTGACACGGCTGGCGGCCGTCGGCGGGCTGCTCCTCGGAGGGGTCATGGTCACGCAGGCCGCCATGGCGAGCGAGCCGCCCGGCACCACGCCGCGTGGTGCGGCGGAGTCCGTCGTGACGAATCCGGGGGCGGTCCTCGTCAAGAAGCTCGGCACCTCGCGCACGGCGGGCACCTGGCTCAATGCCGCCGGGCGTCCGGTCGTCGCCGTCACCGACGAGGAGACGGCCGACACCGTCCGGCAGGCGGGCGCCGAGGCGAAGGTCGTCCCGCACAGCATGAACGAGCTCAAGTCGGCCGCGGCCACGCTGCGTTCGGCGCCCCGGGTGCCCGGCACCGCGTGGGTGATGGACTACCGGTCGAACCAGGTCGTCGTGCAGGCGGACAGCACCGTGTCCGCCGCCGACTGGTCGCAGCTGACCCAGACGGCCACCGGCATCGGCAGCTTCGTGCACATGGAGCGCACCACCGGCAAGTTCACCACCCGGATCAACGGCGCCCAGCCGATCCTGTCGACCGGCGGCCGCTGTTCGGCCGGCTTCAACGTGACCAACGGGTCGAACGACTTCATCCTCACCGCCGGGCACTGCGGGCCCACCGGGTCCACCTGGTTCGCGGACAACCAGGCGAAGCAGCAGGTCGGCCAGACGGTGAACTCCAACTTCCCCGGCAGTGACTTCTCGCTGGTGCAGTACGCGAGCGGAAAGGCCGGTGTCGGTGCCGACGTGGTCGCCATCGGCAACGGCAACGGGGTGCGGATCACGGGCACGGGCGACGCCGCCGTCGGACAGAAGGTGTTCCGCAGCGGCAGCACCAGCGGACTGCGCGACGGCGAGGTCACCGGTCTCGACGCGACGGTGAACTACCCGGAGGGCACCGTCGGCGGGCTGATCGAGACCAGCGTGTGCGCCGAACCCGGCGACAGCGGCGGTCCGATGTTCTCCGACGGCATCGCCCTCGGCATCACCTCGGGCGGCAGCGGCGACTGCACCACGGGCGGTACGACCTTCTTCCAGCCGGTGACCAAGGCCCTGGCCCAGCTCGGCGTGCAGCTGATCGTGGCCGCCCCCTCCGGCAACTCCGGCGCGAACACCTCGTCCGCCGATCCGGCGCCGTCCGCCTCCTCCACCCAGGCGGGGCTCTCCCCGGGCGCGGCCTCGCCGGGCACGACGACTCCCGTGACGGGCAACGGCGTCAGCGAGACCCTCGCCTCCAAGCTCACCGACCCCAGGAACATCGGCCCCGGTCTGCTGGTCATCGCGGGCAGCATGGTCGCCCTCGTCGCGACCCGGTACTTCCGTGCCGAACAGGACCGCAAGGCCTACCAGCGCTACTACTCGGCGACCTGGGGGTGA
- a CDS encoding ROK family transcriptional regulator, whose translation MTTGTASWLPLSPGERSVAIEVLVHGPLSRTDLARRLSLSAGSLTRLTKPLIESGLLVEVSDGGIAVETRQGRPSQPLDVVAQSRYFIGFKITADTVYGVVTTLRSDIVARHDRPLPSHDPEDAVRVLGEMTEELARAHPGLAGIGIGVGGRVEDRTTVGESPFLGWRDVPLAALVAERTGLPVVLENDVAALVEAETWFGAGRGLDRFVVLTIGAGFGYGLVLSGRRVPCVEEDGGFGRHWIIDPSGPLTPEGERGSAVSLLTIPSIRYQVQAATGREHTYEEILALAAAGEPMPARVIGEAARALGVLVAQIANSVMPQKVLLAGEGVGLMDVGGATVEATVRAHRHPLAVPVALETKVSDFHDWARGAAVLAIQVLVLGSAES comes from the coding sequence ATGACCACAGGTACCGCCAGCTGGCTGCCGCTGAGCCCGGGGGAGCGTTCGGTCGCGATCGAGGTGCTCGTCCACGGCCCGCTCTCGCGCACCGACCTCGCCCGGCGGCTCAGCCTCTCCGCGGGCAGCCTCACCCGGCTGACCAAACCCCTGATCGAGTCGGGCCTGCTGGTCGAGGTGTCCGACGGGGGCATCGCGGTGGAGACCCGCCAGGGGCGCCCCTCGCAGCCCCTCGACGTGGTCGCCCAGTCCCGCTATTTCATCGGTTTCAAGATCACCGCCGACACGGTGTACGGCGTCGTCACCACACTCCGCAGTGACATCGTCGCCCGTCACGACCGGCCGCTCCCCTCGCACGACCCCGAGGACGCCGTCCGCGTGCTGGGCGAGATGACCGAGGAACTGGCCCGTGCCCACCCCGGTCTCGCCGGGATCGGCATCGGGGTGGGTGGGCGCGTCGAGGACCGGACGACGGTCGGGGAGTCACCCTTCCTCGGGTGGCGGGACGTCCCACTGGCCGCGCTGGTCGCGGAGCGCACGGGCCTGCCCGTCGTCCTCGAGAACGACGTGGCCGCCCTGGTGGAGGCCGAGACCTGGTTCGGCGCGGGACGCGGCCTGGACCGCTTCGTCGTCCTCACCATCGGTGCGGGCTTCGGCTACGGCCTGGTCCTCTCCGGCCGGCGGGTGCCCTGCGTCGAGGAGGACGGCGGCTTCGGCCGGCACTGGATCATCGACCCCAGCGGGCCGCTCACCCCCGAGGGGGAGCGCGGCAGCGCCGTCTCGCTGCTGACCATCCCCAGCATCCGCTACCAGGTCCAGGCCGCCACCGGCCGGGAGCACACGTACGAGGAGATCCTCGCCCTCGCGGCCGCCGGGGAGCCCATGCCGGCCCGCGTCATCGGCGAGGCGGCCCGCGCCCTGGGTGTGCTGGTCGCCCAGATCGCCAACTCGGTCATGCCGCAGAAGGTGCTGCTCGCCGGTGAGGGGGTCGGTCTGATGGACGTCGGCGGGGCGACGGTCGAGGCGACCGTCCGTGCCCACCGGCACCCGCTGGCCGTCCCCGTGGCGCTGGAGACCAAGGTCTCGGACTTCCACGACTGGGCGCGCGGCGCCGCGGTGCTGGCCATCCAGGTACTGGTCCTGGGATCGGCCGAGAGCTGA
- a CDS encoding carbohydrate ABC transporter permease, whose protein sequence is MTIASSSPPSPLPLGSAEGTVTKPRTDRPAAGESRGDGRLAAVFIAPALLGFVVFLLWPTLRGIYLSFTRFNLLTPAEWVGLDNYVRMVHDPIFWNSLEVTVAYVVINIGVQTVSALAIAVLLQRLTQSAVLRGIVLTPYLMSNVVAGIVWLWILDTQLGIGNEIISALGFDRIPFLADETWAIPTIALINVWRHVGYTALLLFAGLQAIPNDMYEAAKVDGASEWRMFWRITMPLLRPVLAVVLIMTVIGSFQVFDTVAVTTRGGPADATNVLQYYIYGAAFARFQFGYASAMSVALLVVLSAITFVQYRLTRAGHTDLG, encoded by the coding sequence ATGACCATCGCCTCCAGCAGTCCTCCGTCACCGCTGCCGCTGGGCAGCGCGGAGGGGACTGTGACCAAGCCGCGCACCGACCGGCCGGCGGCGGGTGAGAGCCGGGGTGACGGGCGGCTCGCCGCGGTGTTCATCGCGCCGGCCCTGCTGGGATTCGTGGTCTTCCTGCTCTGGCCCACGCTGCGCGGCATCTACCTGAGCTTCACCCGCTTCAACCTGCTCACGCCGGCGGAGTGGGTGGGCCTCGACAACTACGTGCGCATGGTGCACGACCCGATCTTCTGGAACTCCCTCGAGGTCACGGTCGCCTACGTGGTCATCAACATCGGGGTGCAGACCGTCTCGGCGCTGGCGATCGCCGTGCTCCTCCAGCGGCTGACCCAGTCGGCGGTGCTGCGCGGGATCGTGCTCACGCCGTACCTCATGTCGAACGTGGTCGCGGGCATCGTCTGGCTCTGGATCCTGGACACCCAGCTCGGCATCGGCAACGAGATCATCTCGGCGCTGGGCTTCGACCGCATCCCGTTCCTGGCCGACGAGACCTGGGCGATCCCCACGATCGCCCTGATCAACGTGTGGCGGCACGTCGGCTACACGGCGCTGCTGCTGTTCGCCGGCCTCCAGGCCATCCCGAACGACATGTACGAGGCCGCGAAGGTGGACGGCGCGAGCGAGTGGCGGATGTTCTGGCGGATCACGATGCCGCTGCTGCGTCCGGTCCTGGCGGTCGTGCTGATCATGACGGTGATCGGTTCGTTCCAGGTGTTCGACACGGTCGCGGTCACGACCAGGGGCGGTCCGGCGGACGCCACCAACGTCCTCCAGTACTACATCTACGGCGCCGCCTTCGCCCGCTTCCAGTTCGGCTACGCCTCCGCGATGTCCGTGGCCCTGCTGGTCGTGCTGAGCGCGATCACCTTCGTCCAGTACCGGCTGACCCGGGCCGGCCACACCGACCTCGGCTGA
- a CDS encoding carbohydrate ABC transporter permease, translating into MAAVTTPATGTTPATHVRPLRRRPTPGRIVAWAVLGVMMLITLLPFYWILRTALSTNSGLAASPGDPLPVDLTSGGFERALGLQSTTEAVAQGGAGGGLKFWRYLLNSVIVSTIVTVCQIFFSAMAAYAFARLRWRGRDRVFALFLAGLMVPTIFTLLPNFVLIKELGLVDSLLGIALPTMFMTPFAVFFLRQFFMNVPREVEEAALLDGAGKVRIFFRVLLPMASTPVLTLAVLTYITSWNDYFWPLMVSYGDSSRVLTVALAIFRAQTPQTGTDWSGLMAATLIAALPMLVLFGFFARRIVSSISFTGIK; encoded by the coding sequence ATGGCTGCCGTGACCACCCCCGCGACCGGGACGACCCCGGCGACGCACGTACGTCCCCTCAGGCGCCGGCCCACCCCCGGGCGGATCGTGGCCTGGGCGGTGCTGGGTGTGATGATGCTCATCACCCTGCTGCCGTTCTACTGGATCCTGCGCACCGCGCTGTCCACCAACTCCGGACTCGCCGCGAGTCCGGGCGACCCGCTGCCGGTCGATCTGACCTCGGGCGGCTTCGAGCGGGCGCTCGGCCTCCAGTCGACCACGGAGGCGGTCGCGCAGGGCGGCGCGGGCGGCGGGCTGAAGTTCTGGCGCTATCTGCTCAACTCGGTGATCGTCTCGACCATCGTCACCGTCTGTCAGATCTTCTTCTCCGCCATGGCCGCGTACGCTTTCGCGCGGCTGCGCTGGCGGGGCCGGGACAGGGTGTTCGCCCTGTTCCTCGCCGGCCTGATGGTGCCGACCATCTTCACCCTGCTGCCGAACTTCGTCCTCATCAAGGAACTCGGCCTGGTGGACTCCCTGCTGGGGATCGCCCTGCCCACGATGTTCATGACGCCGTTCGCGGTCTTCTTCCTGCGCCAGTTCTTCATGAACGTCCCGAGGGAGGTCGAGGAAGCGGCGCTGCTCGACGGCGCCGGGAAGGTGCGGATCTTCTTCCGGGTGCTGCTGCCGATGGCGTCCACGCCGGTCCTCACCCTGGCCGTACTGACGTACATCACGTCGTGGAACGACTACTTCTGGCCGCTGATGGTCTCCTACGGCGACAGCTCGCGCGTCCTCACCGTGGCGCTGGCCATCTTCCGGGCACAGACCCCGCAGACCGGCACCGACTGGTCGGGCCTGATGGCGGCCACCCTCATCGCGGCCCTGCCCATGCTCGTGCTCTTCGGGTTCTTCGCGCGCCGCATCGTCAGTTCCATCAGCTTCACCGGCATCAAGTAA
- a CDS encoding ABC transporter substrate-binding protein: MRIRMRTVTALAGVLGLSLVSGCAQGGAGSSAHTVTYWLWDANQQPAYEACAKDFQEQNPGLRVKITQLGWDDYWTKLTASFIAGTEPDVFTDHIQKFGQFADLKVLEPLDDLGIDDARYQPGLGANWMGQDGHRYGAPKDWDTVALFYNRAMAKDAGLTREQLNGLSWNPEDGGTFEKAIAHLTVDSKGRRGDEPGFDKNHVKVYGLATNGGGDGDGQTQWSTFTASAGWTYTDRKRWGTKYRYDSSTFQSVVKWYFGLAKKGYMVPFTDYNSQSNQANTQVSAGKAAASFDGAWMISSYDGFKGMDIDTAVTPAGPTGERATMMNGLADSVTRNARNKAGAKKWVAYLASDECQKTVGGYGIVFPATPDGTEAAVAAYRKKGIDVSAFTEPVSDKKHFATFSYPITNYAADVYALMHPAMQDIFGNGKPVSSLDRTTSQINLILDQ, from the coding sequence ATGCGGATACGGATGCGTACGGTCACCGCGCTGGCCGGGGTGCTCGGGCTGTCCCTGGTGAGCGGTTGCGCCCAGGGCGGCGCCGGATCGTCGGCGCACACGGTGACGTACTGGCTGTGGGACGCCAACCAGCAGCCCGCCTACGAGGCGTGCGCGAAGGACTTCCAGGAGCAGAACCCCGGACTGAGGGTGAAGATCACCCAGTTGGGCTGGGACGACTACTGGACCAAACTCACCGCGAGCTTCATCGCGGGCACCGAGCCGGACGTGTTCACCGACCACATCCAGAAGTTCGGCCAGTTCGCCGACCTGAAGGTGCTGGAACCGCTCGACGACCTGGGCATCGACGACGCCCGCTACCAGCCGGGGCTGGGGGCCAACTGGATGGGCCAGGACGGCCACCGCTACGGCGCGCCGAAGGACTGGGACACCGTCGCCCTCTTCTACAACCGCGCGATGGCCAAGGACGCGGGCCTGACCCGCGAGCAGTTGAACGGCCTGTCCTGGAACCCCGAGGACGGCGGCACCTTCGAGAAGGCCATCGCGCACCTGACCGTCGACAGCAAGGGCAGGCGGGGCGACGAGCCGGGCTTCGACAAGAACCACGTCAAGGTGTACGGCCTCGCGACCAACGGCGGGGGCGACGGCGACGGCCAGACCCAGTGGAGCACCTTCACCGCCTCCGCCGGCTGGACCTACACCGACCGGAAGCGGTGGGGCACGAAGTACCGGTACGACAGCTCGACCTTCCAGTCGGTCGTCAAGTGGTACTTCGGTCTGGCGAAGAAGGGCTACATGGTGCCCTTCACCGACTACAACTCCCAGTCCAACCAGGCCAACACCCAGGTGTCCGCGGGCAAGGCGGCCGCCTCCTTCGACGGCGCCTGGATGATCTCGTCGTACGACGGTTTCAAGGGCATGGACATCGACACCGCGGTCACGCCGGCCGGCCCGACCGGCGAACGGGCCACGATGATGAACGGACTCGCCGACTCGGTGACCAGGAACGCCCGGAACAAGGCGGGTGCGAAGAAGTGGGTCGCGTACCTGGCGTCGGACGAGTGCCAGAAGACGGTGGGGGGCTACGGGATCGTCTTCCCGGCGACGCCCGACGGCACCGAGGCCGCGGTGGCGGCGTACCGGAAGAAAGGCATCGACGTCAGCGCGTTCACCGAACCGGTCTCGGACAAGAAGCACTTCGCGACCTTCTCCTATCCGATCACCAACTACGCCGCCGACGTGTACGCGCTGATGCACCCGGCCATGCAGGACATCTTCGGCAACGGCAAGCCCGTGAGCAGCCTGGACCGGACCACCAGCCAGATCAACCTGATTCTCGACCAGTGA